The sequence CGGCATTCAGCACCCCGGCAACATCCTTCCAAATGGTCACACTGTCGGCATTCAGGCAATAGGCCAAAATAGCAGCAGTATAATCAGAACCTTCGCGGCCCAAAGTAGTGGTGACACCATTGATTGTCCCTCCCAAAAAACCCTGGGTGATTACAATTTCATTTTTCAGCTTTTCTTTCAGTTTGTCTTCTACCAGCGATTGTGTGATGTCCCACAGCACTTTTCCTTCACGGAATATTTCCTCGGTTTTGATAACTGTGCGCACATCCAGGAAACAGCTTTTGAAATTCTGGGATTTGAGATAGAGGTTGACCATCGTGGTAGAAACCAGCTCGCCAAAGGGTACAATTTTATCGTAGAGCCTGTTGTAGCGATTTTCCACATCCGGGTGGCAGTGGAATTTTTGCACATCATATACTTGTTCAAAAAGATTAAGCAGCATTTCTTCTGCCATATTGCTTTTATCGCCAAACAAATCCCTGAGTATAGATAGGTGTTGCGCTTTTATCTCATCTATTTTAGCAGCAGCTTCCTTCGCTTTTTTATCGAAAGTGTATTGCACCACTTCCTCCATAGCATTGGTGATTTTTCCCATTGCGGAAATAACAACCACTAAGGGTTGATCACTGTGTTTTTTAATGATTTCAACTACATTCTTGATGTGTTGGGCATCTTTAATGGAAGCCCCGCCAAACTTGAAAATTCTCATTGATCAGGCTTTAAAATTTTTGGATTTCTTCTTCGTATAAATCGCAATTGACCCATTCGGAATCAAATTGCACATTGAATTTTTTGTAAAACTGAATGGCCGTTTCGTTCCAGTCCAGCACCTGCCATTTGACGCGTTTGGCACCCCATTTTTTTGATTTGGAAATCAGCGCATTCATTAATTGCGTGGCAATGCCATTATTGCGATAGGATGCTTTTACATAAAGATCTTCAAGATAGACCATTCTGCCTTTCCAGGTGGAGTAGGCGGGATAATACAGTGCCATACCAACAACCCGGTTTTCAACTTTTGCAAGCAATACCTTAAAAATTGCTTCCGGGCCAAATCCGTCTTGCTCTAATTGCGACACATCAATATCAACTGCTTCCGGAGCTTTTTCAAACTCGGCCAATTCCCGGATCAAAGCCATTACATCTTTCATGTCGGCTTTTTGGGCTGGATAAATCTGGCATTTGGCTTTTTGCATAGGGCTGCAAAGATAGGACTGTCCGCTTAAATTAAGTAACCTGCTGATACTATTTGTGTAACTCTTTGCGAAGCGAATAGCGTTTTTATATACATGCGTTCTGATTAAGCGGAATTAATTCAGGATATTTGTATTCAAATTGAAAAATGAAAATGGGAAGAAAAAGAGTAATTGTTTTAGATGAATTCATTATTCAAAATGAAAAAGACTTTCCCTATGCTACCGGTGAATTGTCTTCTCTACTGCGCGATATAGGTGTTGCTGCCAAAATGGTGCACCGCGAAGTAAACAAAGCAGGCCTGGTAGATATATTGGGACAGGCAGGCTCGTCCAATATTCAGGGCGAAGACCAGCAGAAACTGGATGTTTTTGCCAATGAAGAATTTATAAGTGCGCTATCCATGGGCGGGAATTGTGCGGGCATTGCATCAGAAGAAAATGATGATTTCATCAATATGCACAATGATTATTGTATGAATGGAGATTATGTAGTGGCTATGGATCCTTTGGACGGTTCTTCCAATATTGATGTGAATATTTCCGTGGGCACGATTTTTTCCATTTACAA is a genomic window of Chitinophagales bacterium containing:
- a CDS encoding GNAT family N-acetyltransferase; translation: MKDVMALIRELAEFEKAPEAVDIDVSQLEQDGFGPEAIFKVLLAKVENRVVGMALYYPAYSTWKGRMVYLEDLYVKASYRNNGIATQLMNALISKSKKWGAKRVKWQVLDWNETAIQFYKKFNVQFDSEWVNCDLYEEEIQKF
- a CDS encoding aspartate kinase, with translation MRIFKFGGASIKDAQHIKNVVEIIKKHSDQPLVVVISAMGKITNAMEEVVQYTFDKKAKEAAAKIDEIKAQHLSILRDLFGDKSNMAEEMLLNLFEQVYDVQKFHCHPDVENRYNRLYDKIVPFGELVSTTMVNLYLKSQNFKSCFLDVRTVIKTEEIFREGKVLWDITQSLVEDKLKEKLKNEIVITQGFLGGTINGVTTTLGREGSDYTAAILAYCLNADSVTIWKDVAGVLNADPKMVKGALLLENISYSEALELAYAGATVIHPKTIRPLQSKNIPLRVFSFYNPEEKGTIISKERDHDKLIPSIIFKQKQVLLKLKSKDFSFITEQNLSHIFGLLSEKRIKANMMQLTAADFSVCVNEDRKLSELCDLLAEHYDVKSIENLRMITIRHYNQEAIDNSVNGQKVMLSEKLEDAARFVLQEE